The stretch of DNA AGATCTATATGGATCTACAGTTGCACATTTTTAAGATCTCTTGGGTCTCACATGGAACAAGCAACATATCCCCAAAGCCATTTTGTTGCATTTTCTTATGACAAGATCTCCAGTAAAAAactgttatactccctccgttcctaaatataagtctttttagagattccaatatggactacatacggatgtatacagacgtattttagagtgtagattcactcattttgctccatatgtagtccatattataatctctaaaaagacttacatttaggaacagagggagtacaagttaTGTATGGCACCAGAAGGAGACCAGACCAATATATTTAACTTGGTTATTTGATAAACAGAAAATCCAAGCAATTTAACACTCACCTCATTAGATACATCAAAAACACCATCTTGGATTTTCTTGTATATTGTTCCAGCCGTCTTAATGAATGCCTGCACCACAAAAAGGATGTGAGTTTTCTTTTTGGACACAAACTAAAAAGTGTAATCCCACAAAGCACACTACGAATAAACCATCACCTCCTCAACATTTTGTGCTGTTTTTGCAGATGCTTCCATAAAGACTAGACCATGCTCCTTGGCGAACTGTTCACCCTCCTCGTAGCTGACAGCCCGTCTATGAGACAGATCACATTTGTTTCCGATTAACATCACTGTCATATTGGCATTTGCATGCTGTCTTGCATCTTCTAGCCAGCTCGCAAGATGGTTAAAAGTTTCCCTCCTGAAGTATGGTCAGTCAGGTGGAAGGACCATTAGCATGCAGAAATTTGAACACAAAAAGTGTTGTATTCCCAAACCTACTGTACCTGGTGATATCATAAACCAAAAGAGCACCAGCAGCACCTCTGTAGTATGATCTTGTTATAGATCTGAATGATTCTTGGCCAGCCTgtaatgtgaagaaatgataggTATGAGATGGAGGGCTCTGTGAAGTCGAACTCAACAACCACGGTGGATCCTGGACTACAGAAACATGCAATCCCAAGCAAAATCACATGCCAATTTAGTTAAGCAGTCATCAACAGCAAAACTTGTTATGTAACTAATGAAAAGCAAATCATAACATGGTATGATGAACAAGCTAAAAGAACAAGTATAAACATGAGTGCGAAGCTCTTAAGTTAAGTGGCCACAAAAGGACCCCTTCGGTAACAAACCCCATATTGGGGGGAAATGCAGTCAAACCATTAGAACTTTAATTAAAAAAAACACCTTGGTGAATACGTACTATTTAGACCGTCTCAAGAAATGCATACTAGTAGGTTTATCTGGGAAACACTGGATTACTATAATCTTTTATTAGGCTTTGCAAATATATTACATATTACAACGGAAATTGGTGACCAATAGAGAGATGGAAGTTGGTTTTTAGAATCCGTGCCAAAGCAGCAATGCCCAAATGGGGCATCCTTTTCTGACCAGAGAGAGTGATCCATATCTAACCAAGATAACTACTGTAGTAATATACTGTAAACTAGCATATGACAAGACAATAAAACAAGGAATGTATGCTTCATTTACTCCCGGGGGGCAATACTGCAAGCAGTAGGAGGGAAAATAACTATACTGGCCAAAATTAAATTGCATCTGAATCAAGAGTTGCTAGTTGTAACAGAAAGGGCACGGCGTGGAGCACGAACCGTGTCCCAAATCTGGAGCTTGATGGGCTTGTTGTCGATGGTGATCATGCGGGCGCCGAACTCGACGCCGATGGTGAGGTCGTGCACGGGCTGAAACCTCTTGTCGGTGAACTGCAGCAGCAGGCATGACTTGCCCACGCCTGCAAAAAGAAAAGCAATCACGACGCGCTAAAAGAAAAGCAAGCGGCGCGCATGGGCCAAGAAAGCAGCTCAGCGGCCTCGCGGATCCGATCCTATTCCTACCCAGGGGCCATACGGGAGAGATTCGGGAGGGGCAGGGGAGAGATTTTGCGAACCTGTGTCGCCGATGATGATGTACTTGAAGAGGTAGGCGTACGACATGGTCGATCCCGGCGGCGGCGAACGGATCGGAGGAGCGGCGAATTGCCAAGGATTCTAGCGTCTGATTGGTTTAAGAGAAGGGAGGGGGAGGGGAATTGCGGGCGCTTGTGCAACCGACGCACGCGACAGCTATTTTGATGTTGGCCGACCAAA from Triticum dicoccoides isolate Atlit2015 ecotype Zavitan chromosome 6A, WEW_v2.0, whole genome shotgun sequence encodes:
- the LOC119316946 gene encoding ras-related protein Rab-2-B-like, with product MSYAYLFKYIIIGDTGVGKSCLLLQFTDKRFQPVHDLTIGVEFGARMITIDNKPIKLQIWDTAGQESFRSITRSYYRGAAGALLVYDITRRETFNHLASWLEDARQHANANMTVMLIGNKCDLSHRRAVSYEEGEQFAKEHGLVFMEASAKTAQNVEEAFIKTAGTIYKKIQDGVFDVSNESYGIKVGYAVPNASGGGAGSSSQSGGCCS